One genomic region from Corvus hawaiiensis isolate bCorHaw1 chromosome 28, bCorHaw1.pri.cur, whole genome shotgun sequence encodes:
- the CREB3L3 gene encoding cyclic AMP-responsive element-binding protein 3-like protein 3, translating into MASHTATASSAGSLDSLDLLDLLFDRESEILCGVELGTPPGAWPQDRRALDSEDFLSSILASGDSVLDSPSWSPATSDSGVSEDPPSDQHDSPPWSCDRGPRGVLYSYTNPCRAQLPPAGSGVLHPEVSIDLDMWHPGFFLEESQDLPVVPPPASCALTVKDLLLSGSSDNQPQAPGSLLRPSQGHFQELVLTEDEKKLLAKEGVTLPTQLPLTKYEERVLKKIRRKIRNKQSAQESRKKKKEYIDGLESRMSACTAQNQELQRKVLHLEKQNSSLLEQLKKLQAMVVQSSNKAAQTGTCLAVLLLSFTLIVFPSISPFAPSKAEANGDFRPVRVFSRSLHNAAASRVVHTQPQAGDEKPPEPLWSEPLEETPETLHGAFQGTFPTHPDKVSLQNDSRASSAAEGLSHEDRDHADAVPGDGPVPHPGLASLAWSEPGQGRPAVLEPAEEL; encoded by the exons ATGGCGTCTCACACAG CCACGGCCTCCAGCGCGGGCAGCCTCGACAGCCTGGACCTGCTGGATCTCCTCTTCGACCGCGAGAGCGAGATCCTGTGCGGGGTGGAGCTGGGGACGCCGCCGGGAGCCTGGCCCCAGGACAGG CGTGCCCTGGACAGCGAGGACTTCCTGAGCTCCATCCTGGCCTCCGGGGACTCGGTGTTGGACTCGCCCAGCTGGTCCCCGGCCACCAGCGACAGCGGAGTGTCCGAGGACCCCCCCTCTGACCAGCACGACAGCCCCCCCTGGAGCTGTGACAGGGGTCCCCGAGGGGTCCTGTACTCCTACACCAACCCCTGCCGGGCCCAGCTCCCCCCGGCCGGGTCTGGGGTCCTGCACCCCGAGGTCTCCATCGACCTGG ACATGTGGCACCCTGGGTTCTTCCTGGAGGAGAGCCAGGACCTGCCCGTGGTCCCCCCGCCCGCATCCTGTGCCCTCACCGTCAAGGACCTGCTGCTCTCAGGCAGCTCTGACAAT cagccacaggctcCTGGCTCGCTGCTCCGGCCGAGCCAGGGCCACTTCCAGGAGCTGGTGCTGACGGAGGATGAGAAGAAGCTGCTGGCGAAGGAGGGGGTGACCCTGCCCACGCAGCTGCCCCTCACCAAG TACGAGGAGCGGGTGCTGAAGAAGATCCGGAGGAAGATCCGGAACAAGCAGTCGGCTCAGGAGAGccgcaagaagaagaaggaataCATTGATGGGCTGGAGAGCAG gATGTCGGCGTGCACGGCCCAgaaccaggagctgcagaggaaagTCCTGCACCTGGAGAAGCAGAACTC atccctcctggagcagctgaagaaGCTCCAGGCGATGGTGGTACAGTCAAGCAACAAGGCAGCACAGACGGGGACCTGCCTGGCG gtgctgctgctctccttcaCCCTCATTGTCTTCCCCTCCATCAGCCCCTTCGCCCCCAGCAAGGCTGAGGCAAACGGTGACTTCAGGCCCGTGCGAG TTTTCTCCAGGTCCCTGCACAACGCTGCCGCCTCCCGTGTGGTTCAcacccagccccaggcaggggaCGAGAAGCCCCCAGAGCCGCTGTGGTCGGAGCCCCTGGAGGAGACCCCCGAGACCCTGCACGGGGCTTTCCAGGGCACGTTCCCGACACACCCGGACAAGGTGTCCCTCCAGAATGACTCACGGGCATCATCGGCCGCCGAGGGGCTGAGCCACGAGGACAGGGACCACGCTGACGCTGTGCCAGGGGATGGCCCCGTGCCACACCCGGGGCTGGCATCCCTGGCGTGGTCTGagcccgggcagggccggcccGCGGTGCTGGAGCCGGCGGAGGAGCTTTAG